The Rissa tridactyla isolate bRisTri1 chromosome 6, bRisTri1.patW.cur.20221130, whole genome shotgun sequence genome includes a region encoding these proteins:
- the DNMBP gene encoding dynamin-binding protein isoform X1: MEAGSVVRAVFDFCPSVSEELPLFVGDVIEVLAVVDEFWLLGKKEGVTGQFPSSFVEPVDIPPLKQGEKLFVCTSDFTSQEPGSLSLQRGDLVILGGSLASSWLQGRSSWGSKGFFPSSCVRELCLSVRSRQLSQSALLEVPAYSLGQARALMDLSAQLEEELDFREGDVINIVGVPEPGWFEGELRGRRGIFPEGFVELLTPLRAPGTSVDPEPAGTCDTNGTVEMSPKEEEEPGSTYGVALYQFQALESKELDFDVGDKIRIIGILEDGWLEGELRGKRGIFPHRFVRLEASEPCREKVGAEDPQAGGSCGVTVHQDPESTFSEALPLPGEDGREKEDDLAAHPEPDTVLSHAAGKTEGHLGTDLKQHQAFPGTEHQGPRPKGTADSFPFDHTKTVNGLLPAAQLTPHRGNRPGQAGELESGGTISASPGNSETHTLPEHDGDSPTVPPQAPHSPSDPCKSQVISSPNSWAASEPQESQSGAQDLDNWVEGQQEKSKPCPSSLGGAQDTWAGSWGECCPLTAQGDSCTDLDSKLTEQLVQFEKSLSSTGTEQDKVSRHFSILDYSSERDIVRGSPECAPHARQPERRKALRPPPPRPSSLVTTPVHTRGGQVPKGRSLSFSVKPSRPAPRPPSSNQRKNVGPAQLQPSPQEQRVEEGREDLTRAGSASPRSILLMRIGEVERDLEAYGKTRAELSLMLEEQQDELVRTETLENLDFCDSNIESLSVELQELREMTLLSSQTPSLETSSAATESPEQRMLEKRSKVIEELLQTERDYIRDLEMCVERIMVPLQQAQMQNIDFEGLFGNIHMVISFSKQLLSTLEASDAIGPVFLTQRAELESVYRVYCQNHDEAIALLETYEKDEKMQKLLLDLLDSLRSLYSEWGCTNYINLGSFLIKPVQRVMRYPLLLMELLNATPEAHPDKAPLTAAVLAVKEINVNINEYKRRKDLVLKYRKGDEDSLMEKISKLNIHSIIKKSNRVSSHLKHLTGFAPQMKDEAFEETEKNFRMQERLIKSFIRDLSLYLQHVRESACMKALAAVSMWDLCTEKGSGDLDQFQKVNRLISDQLFSNFKERTERLVSSPLNQLLSMFAGPHKLVQKRFDKLLDFHNCTERAEKLKDKRTLEELQSARNNYEALNAQLLDELPQFLRFAKELFASCVRGYAEAHCDFVRLALEELRPLLSLLKVSGKEGNLIAIFQDEHSRVLQQLQAFTFFPESQAAPKKPFERKSVERQSARRQPLGGLPSYLLQSDDVRAALLARYPPESLFQADRNFNAAQDLDVSLLEGDIVGVIKKKDPMGSQNRWLIDNGVTKGFVYSSFLKPYNPRRSQSDVSVGSHSSNESEHSSSSPHSNTTLTFSPSGAAVTFTQKPLQDSASPADPYQSPQPPSETDSPSVPQLGSSDRTVPLEAGTVTSQRRYSRPELGCSPGSRNGHPTKAHLRPTPSVEDRDSGLESSESEGNQVYYALYTFKGRNSNELSVSANQRLRILQFEDITGNREWWLAEAHGKQGYVPSSYIRKTEYT; encoded by the exons ATGGAGGCTGGCTCCGTGGTACGAGCAGTCTTTGATTTCTGTCCCAGCGTCTCTGAAGAGCTGCCCCTCTTTGTGGGAGATGTCATCGAGGTGCTGGCTGTGGTGGATGAGTTCTGGCTCCTTGGCAAGAAGGAAGGTGTCACAG GGCAGTTTCCTAGCAGCTTTGTGGAACCTGTGGATATTCCTCCTttgaagcagggagaaaaactcTTTGTTTGTACCAGCGACTTCACATCTCAAGAGCCAGGGAGCTTGTCATTGCAGAGAG GAGACCTGGTGATCTTGGGAGGgtccctggcctccagctggcTCCAGGGCCGAAGCAGCTGGGGTTCCAAGGGCTTTTTCCCCTCATCATGTGTACGGGAGCTGTGCCTTTCAGTTCGGAGCCGTCAGCTGTCCCAGAGTGCTCTCCTGGAGGTGCCTGCCTACTCACTGGGCCAAGCCCGGGCCCTGATGGACCTGTCtgctcagctggaggaggaacTGGACTTCAGGGAAGGGGATGTCATCAACATTGTTGGTGTCCCAGAGCCTGGCTGGTTCGAAGGTGAGCTCAGAGGCCGCAGGGGCATCTTCCCAGAGGGTTTTGTGGAACTGCTTACTCCTCTGCGAGCACCAGGAACCTCAGTGGATCCAGAGCCCGCAGGGACTTGTGACACCAATGGGACAGTGGAGATGTCccccaaggaggaggaggagccaggGAGCACCTATGGTGTAGCCCTCTATCAGTTCCAAGCCCTGGAGTCCAAGGAACTGGATTTTGATGTGGGTGACAAGATTCGGATCATAGGCATTCTGGAGGATGGATGGCTGGAGGGGGAGCTGAGGGGGAAACGTGGCATCTTTCCACACAGATTTGTGAGGCTGGAAGCCTCTGAGCCTTGCAGGGAAAAAGTGGGTGCTGAGGATCCCCAAGCTGGAGGCAGCTGTGGAGTCACTGTCCATCAAGACCCGGAAAGCACCTTCTCTGAAGCTCTTCCTTTGCCAGGAGAAGatggcagggaaaaggaggatgACTTGGCTGCACACCCTGAGCCTGACACTGTTTTGTCTCACGCGGCAGGGAAGACAGAGGGTCATCTCGGCACAGATTTGAAACAGCATCAGGCCTTTCCTGGCACAGAACACCAAGGGCCACGTCCCAAAGGCACAGCAGACTCCTTCCCCTTTGACCACACAAAGACAGTCAATGGCCTTCTCCCCGCTGCTCAGCTGACTCCCCATCGGGGCAACAGGCCTGGCCAAGCAGGTGAGTTGGAGTCTGGGGGAACCATTTCAGCCTCCCCAGGAAACTCAGAAACTCACACCCTGCCTGAGCACGATGGAGACAGCCCCACTGTACCCCCACAGGCTCCCCACTCCCCCTCAGATCCTTGCAAGAGCCAGGTGATTTCTTCTCCTAACAGCTGGGCAGCATCTGAGCCCCAGGAGAGCCAAAGCGGTGCCCAGGACCTGGACAATTGGGTGGAGGGTCAGCAGGAGAAGTCCAAACCTTGTCCCTCCAGCCTGGGAGGTGCCCAGGACAcatgggctgggagctggggagaaTGCTGCCCTCTCACAGCGCAGGGGGACAGCTGCACGGACCTGGACTCCAAACTGACAGAGCAGCTGGTACAGTTTGAGAAGAGTCTGTCAAGTACTGGCACTGAGCAGGACAAGGTCTCCCGCCACTTCTCTATCTTGGACTACAGCTCTGAGAGGGACATTGTCCGTGGGTCTCCTGAGTGTGCCCCCCACGCCAGGCAGCCAGAGAGGAGGAAAGCCCTGAGGCCACCCCCTCCTCGGCCCAGCAGCCTTGTGACAACCCCTGTGCACACGCGGGGCGGCCAGGTGCCCAAAGGCAGGTCTCTGTCCTTCTCGGTCAAGCCCTCCCGACCTGCACCCCGGCCTCCATCAAGCAACCAGCGGAAAAATGTGGGCCCTGCACAGCTTCAGCCCAGTCCCCAGGAGCAGCGGGTGGAGGAGGGACGTGAGGACTTGACACGGGCAGGATCAGCTTCCCCCCGCTCCATTCTGCTGATGAGGATTGGAGAGGTGGAGCGAGACCTGGAGGCTTATGGCAAGACCCGTGCTGAGCTAAGCCtgatgctggaggagcagcaggatgAGCTGGTGAGAACAGAGACCCTGGAAAATCTTGATTTCTGTGACTCCAACATCGAGAGCCTCAGTGTGGAGCTACAGGAGCTGAGAG AGATGACTCTCCTGTCCTCCCAGACACCGTCCCTGGAGACGTCCTCGGCTGCCACTGAGAGCCCAGAGCAAAGGATGCTGGAGAAGAGGTCCAAGGTTATTGAGGAACTGCTCCAGACAGAGCGGGACTATATCAGAGACCTGGAGATGTGTGTGGAGAGGATCATGGTGCCCCTGCAGCAGGCACAG ATGCAGAACATAGACTTTGAGGGTCTTTTTGGAAACATCCATATGGTGATTAGCTTCTCCAAGCAACTGCTGTCCACCTTGGAGGCTTCAGATGCCATCG ggccAGTGTTCCTGACACAGCGTGCAGAGCTGGAGAGCGTCTACAGGGTGTATTGCCAGAACCATGATGAGGCCATCGCACTGCTGGAAACCTATGAGAAGGATGAGAAGATGCAGAAACTACTCCTGGACCTGCTGGATAGCCTCAG GAGCCTATACAGTGAGTG GGGCTGCACAAACTACATTAACCTGGGCTCCTTCCTCATCAAGCCAGTGCAAAGGGTGATGCGATACCCGCTgctgctgatggagctgctgAACGCCACCCCCGAGGCTCACCCTGACAAGGCACCGCTCACAGCTGCTGTCCTAGCAGTCAAAGAAATCAACGTCAACATCAACGAATACAAGCGCCGGAAGGACTTGG TGTTAAAGTACCGGAAAGGGGATGAGGATAGCCTCATGGAGAAGATCTCCAAGCTGAACATCCACTCTATCATCAAGAAATCCAACCGTGTGAGCAGTCACCTCAAGCATCTCACAGGCTTTGCGCCCCAG ATGAAGGATGAAGCCTttgaagagacagagaaaaactTCCGGATGCAGGAGCGGCTGATCAAGTCCTTCATCCGGGACCTTTCCCTCTACCTGCAGCACGTCCGG GAGTCAGCCTGCATGAAGGCGCTGGCAGCAGTGAGCATGTGGGACCTGTGCACGGAGAAGGGTAGTGGGGACTTGGACCAGTTCCAGAAAGTGAATCGGCTCATCAGCGACCAGCTCTTCTCCAACTTC AAAGAGCGGACGGAGCGGCTGGTGAGCTCGCCCCTGAACCAGTTGCTGAGCATGTTTGCGGGGCCCCACAAGCTGGTGCAGAAACGCTTCGACAAGCTCCTCGACTTCCACAACTGCACCGAGCGAGCAGAGAAGCTGAAGGACAAGCGAACACTGGAGGAGCTGCAGTCAGCCCGCAACAACTACGAGGCCCTCAATGCCCAGCTGCTGGACGAGCTGCCCCAGTTCCTGCGCTTTGCCAAGGAGCTCTTTGCCAGCTGCGTGCGGGGCTATGCCGAGGCACACTGTGACTTTGTGCGCCTGGCCCTGGAGGAGCTGAGACCCCTGTTGTCG TTGCTGAAGGTGTCTGGCAAGGAGGGAAACCTCATTGCCATCTTCCAGGATGAGCACAGTCgagtcctccagcagctccaggcctTCACCTTCTTCCCAGAGTCCCAGGCAGCTCCGAAGAAGCCTTTCGAAAGGAAGAGCGTGGAGCGGCAGTCTGCCCGGCGGCAGCCTCTTGGAGGCTTG CCTAGCTACCTCCTGCAGTCGGATGACGTCCGAGCTGCCCTCCTGGCCCGGTATCCCCCAGAGAGTCTATTCCAGGCAGACCGCAATTTCAATGCTGCCCAAGACCTGGATGTCTCGCTGCTGGAAGGAGACATCGTGGGTGTCATCAAGAAGAAGGACCCCATGGGCAGCCAAAATCGCTGGCTCATAGACAATGGGG tGACCAAGGGCTTTGTGTACAGCTCCTTTCTGAAGCCCTACAACCCGCGCCGCAGCCAGTCGGACGTCTCTGTGGGCAGCCACTCTTCCAACGAGTCAGAgcacagcagctcctctccccacagcaaCACCACGCTGACCTTCAGCCCCAGTGGGGCAGCCGTCACCTTCACTCAGAAACCCCTGCAGGACTCTGCCTCCCCAGCAGACCCGTACCagtccccgcagcccccctcaGAGACAGACTCCCCCTCTGTGCCCCAGCTTGGCTCTAGTGACAGGACGGTGCCACTGGAGGCTGGTACAGTGACATCTCAGCGCCGCTACAGCCGCCCcgagctgggctgcagccccggcTCTCGCAACGGGCACCCCACCAAAGCGCATCTCAGG
- the DNMBP gene encoding dynamin-binding protein isoform X2, whose protein sequence is MEAGSVVRAVFDFCPSVSEELPLFVGDVIEVLAVVDEFWLLGKKEGVTGQFPSSFVEPVDIPPLKQGEKLFVCTSDFTSQEPGSLSLQRGDLVILGGSLASSWLQGRSSWGSKGFFPSSCVRELCLSVRSRQLSQSALLEVPAYSLGQARALMDLSAQLEEELDFREGDVINIVGVPEPGWFEGELRGRRGIFPEGFVELLTPLRAPGTSVDPEPAGTCDTNGTVEMSPKEEEEPGSTYGVALYQFQALESKELDFDVGDKIRIIGILEDGWLEGELRGKRGIFPHRFVRLEASEPCREKVGAEDPQAGGSCGVTVHQDPESTFSEALPLPGEDGREKEDDLAAHPEPDTVLSHAAGKTEGHLGTDLKQHQAFPGTEHQGPRPKGTADSFPFDHTKTVNGLLPAAQLTPHRGNRPGQAGELESGGTISASPGNSETHTLPEHDGDSPTVPPQAPHSPSDPCKSQVISSPNSWAASEPQESQSGAQDLDNWVEGQQEKSKPCPSSLGGAQDTWAGSWGECCPLTAQGDSCTDLDSKLTEQLVQFEKSLSSTGTEQDKVSRHFSILDYSSERDIVRGSPECAPHARQPERRKALRPPPPRPSSLVTTPVHTRGGQVPKGRSLSFSVKPSRPAPRPPSSNQRKNVGPAQLQPSPQEQRVEEGREDLTRAGSASPRSILLMRIGEVERDLEAYGKTRAELSLMLEEQQDELVRTETLENLDFCDSNIESLSVELQELREMTLLSSQTPSLETSSAATESPEQRMLEKRSKVIEELLQTERDYIRDLEMCVERIMVPLQQAQMQNIDFEGLFGNIHMVISFSKQLLSTLEASDAIGPVFLTQRAELESVYRVYCQNHDEAIALLETYEKDEKMQKLLLDLLDSLRGCTNYINLGSFLIKPVQRVMRYPLLLMELLNATPEAHPDKAPLTAAVLAVKEINVNINEYKRRKDLVLKYRKGDEDSLMEKISKLNIHSIIKKSNRVSSHLKHLTGFAPQMKDEAFEETEKNFRMQERLIKSFIRDLSLYLQHVRESACMKALAAVSMWDLCTEKGSGDLDQFQKVNRLISDQLFSNFKERTERLVSSPLNQLLSMFAGPHKLVQKRFDKLLDFHNCTERAEKLKDKRTLEELQSARNNYEALNAQLLDELPQFLRFAKELFASCVRGYAEAHCDFVRLALEELRPLLSLLKVSGKEGNLIAIFQDEHSRVLQQLQAFTFFPESQAAPKKPFERKSVERQSARRQPLGGLPSYLLQSDDVRAALLARYPPESLFQADRNFNAAQDLDVSLLEGDIVGVIKKKDPMGSQNRWLIDNGVTKGFVYSSFLKPYNPRRSQSDVSVGSHSSNESEHSSSSPHSNTTLTFSPSGAAVTFTQKPLQDSASPADPYQSPQPPSETDSPSVPQLGSSDRTVPLEAGTVTSQRRYSRPELGCSPGSRNGHPTKAHLRPTPSVEDRDSGLESSESEGNQVYYALYTFKGRNSNELSVSANQRLRILQFEDITGNREWWLAEAHGKQGYVPSSYIRKTEYT, encoded by the exons ATGGAGGCTGGCTCCGTGGTACGAGCAGTCTTTGATTTCTGTCCCAGCGTCTCTGAAGAGCTGCCCCTCTTTGTGGGAGATGTCATCGAGGTGCTGGCTGTGGTGGATGAGTTCTGGCTCCTTGGCAAGAAGGAAGGTGTCACAG GGCAGTTTCCTAGCAGCTTTGTGGAACCTGTGGATATTCCTCCTttgaagcagggagaaaaactcTTTGTTTGTACCAGCGACTTCACATCTCAAGAGCCAGGGAGCTTGTCATTGCAGAGAG GAGACCTGGTGATCTTGGGAGGgtccctggcctccagctggcTCCAGGGCCGAAGCAGCTGGGGTTCCAAGGGCTTTTTCCCCTCATCATGTGTACGGGAGCTGTGCCTTTCAGTTCGGAGCCGTCAGCTGTCCCAGAGTGCTCTCCTGGAGGTGCCTGCCTACTCACTGGGCCAAGCCCGGGCCCTGATGGACCTGTCtgctcagctggaggaggaacTGGACTTCAGGGAAGGGGATGTCATCAACATTGTTGGTGTCCCAGAGCCTGGCTGGTTCGAAGGTGAGCTCAGAGGCCGCAGGGGCATCTTCCCAGAGGGTTTTGTGGAACTGCTTACTCCTCTGCGAGCACCAGGAACCTCAGTGGATCCAGAGCCCGCAGGGACTTGTGACACCAATGGGACAGTGGAGATGTCccccaaggaggaggaggagccaggGAGCACCTATGGTGTAGCCCTCTATCAGTTCCAAGCCCTGGAGTCCAAGGAACTGGATTTTGATGTGGGTGACAAGATTCGGATCATAGGCATTCTGGAGGATGGATGGCTGGAGGGGGAGCTGAGGGGGAAACGTGGCATCTTTCCACACAGATTTGTGAGGCTGGAAGCCTCTGAGCCTTGCAGGGAAAAAGTGGGTGCTGAGGATCCCCAAGCTGGAGGCAGCTGTGGAGTCACTGTCCATCAAGACCCGGAAAGCACCTTCTCTGAAGCTCTTCCTTTGCCAGGAGAAGatggcagggaaaaggaggatgACTTGGCTGCACACCCTGAGCCTGACACTGTTTTGTCTCACGCGGCAGGGAAGACAGAGGGTCATCTCGGCACAGATTTGAAACAGCATCAGGCCTTTCCTGGCACAGAACACCAAGGGCCACGTCCCAAAGGCACAGCAGACTCCTTCCCCTTTGACCACACAAAGACAGTCAATGGCCTTCTCCCCGCTGCTCAGCTGACTCCCCATCGGGGCAACAGGCCTGGCCAAGCAGGTGAGTTGGAGTCTGGGGGAACCATTTCAGCCTCCCCAGGAAACTCAGAAACTCACACCCTGCCTGAGCACGATGGAGACAGCCCCACTGTACCCCCACAGGCTCCCCACTCCCCCTCAGATCCTTGCAAGAGCCAGGTGATTTCTTCTCCTAACAGCTGGGCAGCATCTGAGCCCCAGGAGAGCCAAAGCGGTGCCCAGGACCTGGACAATTGGGTGGAGGGTCAGCAGGAGAAGTCCAAACCTTGTCCCTCCAGCCTGGGAGGTGCCCAGGACAcatgggctgggagctggggagaaTGCTGCCCTCTCACAGCGCAGGGGGACAGCTGCACGGACCTGGACTCCAAACTGACAGAGCAGCTGGTACAGTTTGAGAAGAGTCTGTCAAGTACTGGCACTGAGCAGGACAAGGTCTCCCGCCACTTCTCTATCTTGGACTACAGCTCTGAGAGGGACATTGTCCGTGGGTCTCCTGAGTGTGCCCCCCACGCCAGGCAGCCAGAGAGGAGGAAAGCCCTGAGGCCACCCCCTCCTCGGCCCAGCAGCCTTGTGACAACCCCTGTGCACACGCGGGGCGGCCAGGTGCCCAAAGGCAGGTCTCTGTCCTTCTCGGTCAAGCCCTCCCGACCTGCACCCCGGCCTCCATCAAGCAACCAGCGGAAAAATGTGGGCCCTGCACAGCTTCAGCCCAGTCCCCAGGAGCAGCGGGTGGAGGAGGGACGTGAGGACTTGACACGGGCAGGATCAGCTTCCCCCCGCTCCATTCTGCTGATGAGGATTGGAGAGGTGGAGCGAGACCTGGAGGCTTATGGCAAGACCCGTGCTGAGCTAAGCCtgatgctggaggagcagcaggatgAGCTGGTGAGAACAGAGACCCTGGAAAATCTTGATTTCTGTGACTCCAACATCGAGAGCCTCAGTGTGGAGCTACAGGAGCTGAGAG AGATGACTCTCCTGTCCTCCCAGACACCGTCCCTGGAGACGTCCTCGGCTGCCACTGAGAGCCCAGAGCAAAGGATGCTGGAGAAGAGGTCCAAGGTTATTGAGGAACTGCTCCAGACAGAGCGGGACTATATCAGAGACCTGGAGATGTGTGTGGAGAGGATCATGGTGCCCCTGCAGCAGGCACAG ATGCAGAACATAGACTTTGAGGGTCTTTTTGGAAACATCCATATGGTGATTAGCTTCTCCAAGCAACTGCTGTCCACCTTGGAGGCTTCAGATGCCATCG ggccAGTGTTCCTGACACAGCGTGCAGAGCTGGAGAGCGTCTACAGGGTGTATTGCCAGAACCATGATGAGGCCATCGCACTGCTGGAAACCTATGAGAAGGATGAGAAGATGCAGAAACTACTCCTGGACCTGCTGGATAGCCTCAG GGGCTGCACAAACTACATTAACCTGGGCTCCTTCCTCATCAAGCCAGTGCAAAGGGTGATGCGATACCCGCTgctgctgatggagctgctgAACGCCACCCCCGAGGCTCACCCTGACAAGGCACCGCTCACAGCTGCTGTCCTAGCAGTCAAAGAAATCAACGTCAACATCAACGAATACAAGCGCCGGAAGGACTTGG TGTTAAAGTACCGGAAAGGGGATGAGGATAGCCTCATGGAGAAGATCTCCAAGCTGAACATCCACTCTATCATCAAGAAATCCAACCGTGTGAGCAGTCACCTCAAGCATCTCACAGGCTTTGCGCCCCAG ATGAAGGATGAAGCCTttgaagagacagagaaaaactTCCGGATGCAGGAGCGGCTGATCAAGTCCTTCATCCGGGACCTTTCCCTCTACCTGCAGCACGTCCGG GAGTCAGCCTGCATGAAGGCGCTGGCAGCAGTGAGCATGTGGGACCTGTGCACGGAGAAGGGTAGTGGGGACTTGGACCAGTTCCAGAAAGTGAATCGGCTCATCAGCGACCAGCTCTTCTCCAACTTC AAAGAGCGGACGGAGCGGCTGGTGAGCTCGCCCCTGAACCAGTTGCTGAGCATGTTTGCGGGGCCCCACAAGCTGGTGCAGAAACGCTTCGACAAGCTCCTCGACTTCCACAACTGCACCGAGCGAGCAGAGAAGCTGAAGGACAAGCGAACACTGGAGGAGCTGCAGTCAGCCCGCAACAACTACGAGGCCCTCAATGCCCAGCTGCTGGACGAGCTGCCCCAGTTCCTGCGCTTTGCCAAGGAGCTCTTTGCCAGCTGCGTGCGGGGCTATGCCGAGGCACACTGTGACTTTGTGCGCCTGGCCCTGGAGGAGCTGAGACCCCTGTTGTCG TTGCTGAAGGTGTCTGGCAAGGAGGGAAACCTCATTGCCATCTTCCAGGATGAGCACAGTCgagtcctccagcagctccaggcctTCACCTTCTTCCCAGAGTCCCAGGCAGCTCCGAAGAAGCCTTTCGAAAGGAAGAGCGTGGAGCGGCAGTCTGCCCGGCGGCAGCCTCTTGGAGGCTTG CCTAGCTACCTCCTGCAGTCGGATGACGTCCGAGCTGCCCTCCTGGCCCGGTATCCCCCAGAGAGTCTATTCCAGGCAGACCGCAATTTCAATGCTGCCCAAGACCTGGATGTCTCGCTGCTGGAAGGAGACATCGTGGGTGTCATCAAGAAGAAGGACCCCATGGGCAGCCAAAATCGCTGGCTCATAGACAATGGGG tGACCAAGGGCTTTGTGTACAGCTCCTTTCTGAAGCCCTACAACCCGCGCCGCAGCCAGTCGGACGTCTCTGTGGGCAGCCACTCTTCCAACGAGTCAGAgcacagcagctcctctccccacagcaaCACCACGCTGACCTTCAGCCCCAGTGGGGCAGCCGTCACCTTCACTCAGAAACCCCTGCAGGACTCTGCCTCCCCAGCAGACCCGTACCagtccccgcagcccccctcaGAGACAGACTCCCCCTCTGTGCCCCAGCTTGGCTCTAGTGACAGGACGGTGCCACTGGAGGCTGGTACAGTGACATCTCAGCGCCGCTACAGCCGCCCcgagctgggctgcagccccggcTCTCGCAACGGGCACCCCACCAAAGCGCATCTCAGG